Proteins from a single region of Candidatus Parcubacteria bacterium:
- a CDS encoding leucine-rich repeat domain-containing protein (Derived by automated computational analysis using gene prediction method: Protein Homology.) produces MDKTPIKNSASLDLSGRNLDKLDMAIFNRSELESLNVSNNNLSGALPSQIGNLKKLKILDASDNNFTGIPAEVGHLSQLEILDFSNNNLTGLPYELGGLQNLKTFNISGNQFSEYDLGIIREKLPNTEFIVD; encoded by the coding sequence GTGGATAAGACGCCTATTAAAAATAGTGCCAGTTTAGATTTAAGCGGTCGCAACTTAGATAAATTGGATATGGCGATATTTAACCGCTCCGAGTTGGAGTCGCTCAATGTTTCCAACAACAATTTATCCGGTGCTCTGCCGTCGCAAATCGGCAATCTGAAAAAATTAAAAATTCTTGATGCCAGTGACAATAATTTCACCGGCATTCCGGCGGAAGTTGGTCACTTGAGCCAGTTAGAGATTCTAGATTTCTCAAACAACAATTTAACGGGGTTGCCATATGAATTGGGGGGTCTGCAAAATTTAAAGACCTTCAATATATCTGGCAATCAATTTTCGGAGTACGATCTAGGCATTATTCGCGAGAAGTTGCCTAACACCGAATTTATTGTTGATTAA
- a CDS encoding hypothetical protein (Derived by automated computational analysis using gene prediction method: GeneMarkS-2+.) codes for MKRNKLVLLISVVLGLLVFLILFLYLSHSGAVMDEEHKAFHEYYTGSPEINIGEYWAEADNFSNNVTCNLIGESTARLIGEKIVTSSGILTFATNIILMDLQTDTPRMRRDLMFNGPVNLKKISENDDVLYLLEDTFEEDKSMIAFFKKKNIVMESQLNQYSDGPYGKVAIGICSPGIYGDN; via the coding sequence ATGAAAAGAAACAAGTTAGTGTTATTAATTAGTGTTGTTTTGGGTCTCCTTGTTTTTCTAATTTTGTTTTTATATCTTTCCCACTCAGGAGCGGTAATGGACGAAGAGCATAAAGCTTTTCATGAATATTATACTGGCAGTCCAGAAATAAACATCGGTGAATATTGGGCAGAAGCTGATAATTTTTCTAATAATGTTACGTGCAACTTAATAGGAGAATCAACCGCTAGATTGATAGGTGAGAAAATTGTTACGAGCTCAGGCATCCTTACGTTTGCTACTAACATTATTTTAATGGACTTACAAACGGATACTCCCCGTATGAGGAGAGATTTAATGTTTAATGGTCCAGTTAATTTAAAAAAAATTAGTGAAAATGATGATGTTTTATATTTACTGGAAGACACCTTCGAAGAAGATAAAAGTATGATTGCCTTTTTTAAGAAAAAAAATATCGTAATGGAGAGTCAGTTAAATCAGTACAGCGATGGCCCATATGGAAAGGTTGCGATAGGGATCTGTTCTCCCGGAATATATGGGGATAATTAA
- a CDS encoding thioredoxin domain-containing protein (Derived by automated computational analysis using gene prediction method: Protein Homology.) — MTKLELKKSKAVLWTITLVVALSLVALMFSKQKAGEPANETVSPLTEKSASFVADEPPVLSAADFVLGSEKADLKIVVYEDYASEFSAINADNLDRIRAEFGKSVAITVRPYAVREKADSLLAAMAVRCAGEQKEWKKMRTEVFKIVKDDRLTEQSLLRVAQELKLNEEDFKSCLTNTEKQGIILQETAAAKSHSVYGAPTLFINDDIIVGARPYENYTDSDGKEVEGLKTIVSQYLQ, encoded by the coding sequence ATGACTAAGCTTGAATTAAAAAAATCTAAAGCCGTTCTCTGGACTATTACTTTGGTGGTTGCTCTCTCTTTAGTAGCTTTAATGTTTAGCAAACAAAAGGCCGGGGAGCCAGCAAATGAAACGGTTTCACCTTTGACCGAAAAATCGGCCAGTTTTGTTGCTGATGAGCCGCCGGTTTTGTCGGCCGCTGATTTTGTTTTAGGATCAGAGAAGGCAGACCTTAAGATTGTGGTCTATGAAGATTATGCGAGTGAGTTCTCGGCGATTAATGCCGATAATTTAGATAGAATCCGGGCGGAATTTGGGAAGTCGGTGGCCATTACCGTTCGTCCTTATGCTGTTCGGGAAAAAGCTGATTCTTTACTGGCCGCAATGGCGGTTCGTTGCGCCGGCGAGCAGAAAGAATGGAAAAAAATGCGTACTGAAGTTTTTAAAATTGTAAAAGATGACCGCTTAACCGAGCAATCACTGCTGCGGGTCGCGCAAGAATTGAAGTTGAATGAAGAAGATTTTAAGTCTTGCTTGACCAATACCGAAAAACAGGGAATAATACTACAGGAAACAGCCGCGGCCAAGAGCCATTCAGTCTATGGCGCGCCGACTTTATTTATCAATGATGATATAATTGTCGGTGCTCGTCCCTATGAAAATTATACCGATAGCGACGGCAAAGAAGTGGAAGGTTTGAAGACAATTGTTTCCCAGTACTTACAATAA
- the gatA gene encoding Asp-tRNA(Asn)/Glu-tRNA(Gln) amidotransferase subunit GatA (Derived by automated computational analysis using gene prediction method: Protein Homology. GO_component: GO:0030956 - glutamyl-tRNA(Gln) amidotransferase complex [Evidence IEA]; GO_function: GO:0050567 - glutaminyl-tRNA synthase (glutamine-hydrolyzing) activity [Evidence IEA]; GO_process: GO:0006424 - glutamyl-tRNA aminoacylation [Evidence IEA]) translates to METNRLTISEARRLLDSGELTATKLLEDCLAQIDNGDERLRALVTLNEAGAREAAARADKRITAGEKGSLLGIPYLAKDNFLTKGLRTTASSKILEKYVAPYNATVISKLAEAGAVLIGKTNLDEFAHGGSTETSAFGPTHNPWDLTRVPGGSSGGSAAAVAADFCLFALGSDTGGSIRQPAAYCGVVGFKPAYGAVSRFGLISMTSSTDVVGPITKNVKDAALVYEVIAGADTKDANTYPGGRELGLKEDVSGLKIGLPKEYYDEGLDPKIAASLEQAKEWLIAAGATVVEVSLPNTKYAIPAYYVITPSEISSNLARFDGVAWGYRSDESGNLEDFYKKNRGQGFGAETKRRIMLGTFSLSSGYYEAYYKKAQAVRTLINQDFAEAFLECDVLLVPTQPQPAFKLGEKNTDPLSMYLEDIYLTAPSLAGLPAISVPVGLVEKEGVDLPIGAQLIAPAGSEGHLLSMAQALETRVAFTPLKFK, encoded by the coding sequence ATGGAAACTAATCGTTTAACTATTTCTGAAGCTCGACGCCTGCTTGATAGTGGGGAACTGACTGCCACTAAATTACTGGAGGATTGTTTGGCGCAGATTGATAACGGTGATGAGCGTTTGCGCGCCTTAGTCACTTTAAATGAAGCGGGCGCGCGAGAAGCAGCCGCTCGGGCCGACAAAAGAATTACCGCCGGTGAAAAAGGATCGCTCTTAGGGATCCCTTATCTGGCGAAAGATAATTTTTTGACCAAAGGTTTACGTACGACCGCGTCCTCAAAGATTTTAGAAAAATATGTTGCCCCTTATAACGCCACGGTAATCAGTAAATTAGCAGAGGCCGGGGCAGTGTTAATTGGCAAGACTAACTTAGATGAATTTGCTCATGGCGGCTCCACTGAAACTTCCGCTTTTGGGCCAACTCATAATCCTTGGGACTTAACCCGCGTTCCCGGTGGTTCCTCCGGCGGCAGTGCGGCCGCGGTGGCGGCTGATTTTTGTTTGTTTGCCTTAGGGTCGGATACTGGCGGTTCCATTAGACAGCCCGCGGCTTACTGTGGGGTCGTTGGCTTTAAACCGGCTTACGGTGCCGTTTCTCGTTTTGGCTTAATATCAATGACTTCTTCAACTGATGTTGTCGGACCGATTACTAAAAATGTTAAAGATGCCGCCTTAGTTTATGAGGTAATTGCCGGAGCGGACACTAAAGATGCTAACACTTATCCTGGCGGCCGGGAGCTTGGATTAAAAGAAGATGTTAGCGGCTTAAAAATTGGTTTACCTAAAGAATACTATGATGAGGGTTTGGATCCGAAAATTGCCGCCAGTCTGGAGCAAGCCAAAGAATGGTTAATCGCGGCCGGAGCAACCGTGGTTGAAGTGAGTTTGCCTAATACTAAATACGCTATTCCCGCTTATTATGTTATTACCCCCTCGGAAATAAGTTCTAACCTGGCTCGTTTTGATGGTGTGGCTTGGGGGTATCGTAGCGATGAAAGTGGCAATTTAGAAGATTTTTATAAAAAGAATCGCGGGCAGGGGTTTGGAGCGGAAACTAAACGCCGGATTATGCTGGGCACTTTTTCCTTGTCATCCGGTTACTATGAAGCTTATTATAAAAAAGCGCAGGCTGTGCGCACTCTGATTAATCAAGATTTTGCCGAAGCTTTTTTAGAGTGTGATGTGCTTTTAGTGCCGACTCAGCCGCAACCAGCTTTTAAATTAGGTGAAAAAAATACTGATCCGCTGTCCATGTATTTGGAGGATATTTATTTAACGGCCCCGAGTCTGGCCGGTTTGCCGGCAATTTCGGTACCGGTTGGTTTAGTGGAAAAAGAAGGCGTAGATTTGCCGATTGGCGCGCAGTTAATTGCCCCAGCCGGAAGCGAAGGGCATCTACTGTCTATGGCTCAAGCTTTAGAGACGCGGGTGGCCTTTACTCCTTTAAAGTTTAAGTAA
- the gatC gene encoding Asp-tRNA(Asn)/Glu-tRNA(Gln) amidotransferase subunit GatC (Derived by automated computational analysis using gene prediction method: Protein Homology. GO_component: GO:0030956 - glutamyl-tRNA(Gln) amidotransferase complex [Evidence IEA]; GO_function: GO:0050567 - glutaminyl-tRNA synthase (glutamine-hydrolyzing) activity [Evidence IEA]; GO_process: GO:0006424 - glutamyl-tRNA aminoacylation [Evidence IEA]) yields MLEAKEVKHIADLARLELSAAEEENYGAQLSAILDYVDLLNEADTSAVAPTVAVGKLSNVWRSDAVAPWSEEEVAAALASSELEDGLVKVKRVL; encoded by the coding sequence ATGTTAGAAGCAAAGGAAGTAAAACATATTGCCGATTTGGCGCGCTTGGAATTAAGTGCCGCTGAAGAAGAAAATTACGGGGCGCAACTAAGCGCCATTTTGGATTATGTAGATTTGTTAAATGAAGCTGACACTAGTGCGGTGGCGCCGACCGTAGCCGTTGGGAAGTTAAGTAATGTTTGGCGCTCGGATGCGGTTGCCCCTTGGTCCGAAGAAGAAGTCGCGGCCGCTTTAGCGAGCAGCGAATTGGAGGATGGTTTAGTAAAAGTAAAGCGCGTTTTATAA